The DNA segment GCACTGGCCCGTGCCGGCCAGGTCGCGCGGATCCAGGTGATCGAGCGGACCGTGCCGGACTCCGGCGACGCGCTGCGCCGCTACTGGGAAGAGCACGGTGCCCCCGACGCCCCGGTGGCCGGCGCGATCTACGACGAGCTGATCCAGAGCGCGGGCCCGGCCGCGGCCCCGCACGAGGCGTACATCGCGATCGCTCTGGACACCAAGGCCGCGCGGCGCCTGATCAACCAGGCCGGAGGTGGACTGACCGGTGCCTTCAGTGTTCTGGCCCAGCTGACCTCCACCCTGGACCAGGCCGCACGGACCGCCGGGCTGAATCCCACGGGATGGCTCACCGCCCGCGAGATCGCGGCCGTCGTGCGCACGGCCTACGATCCGAAGGCCCTTGCCAAGCTGGACCGTTGGTCCACCTCCGGGCGGCCCGAGACCGATCCCGAGGCTGCAGGTCCCGTCGTGGTCGTCGAGAAGGCAGACCACATCGCGACCGACTCCGCTGTTCACGCCACGTACTGGGTGGAGAACTGGCCCCGGATCGAGACGTCGGCCGGGTTCCTGCATCAGCTCCTGTTCACCGCCGGGGTCCGGCGGACCCTGTCCCTCTCGTACGAACCGAAGGGACTGGATGCCGCACTGCGCGATGTCCAGCGCAAGAAGGCCAGCGTGATCGCGGACGCCGCCGAGCGAGCACGGCGCGGTCAGGTCGATTCCGAAGCGGACTCGATCGAGTACCAGGACATCAAGTCGCGTGAGCGTCAGCTCATCGCGGGCCACGCAGATGTTGCCCTGACTGGTCTGCTGACCGTCTCGGCCGACTCCGAGGAGGAGCTGCGTCCGGCCTGCGCGGTGGTGGAAACCGCAGCGGTCGGCGCGCAGATCGATCTGCGGCCGCTCACCTGGCAGCAGGCCGAAGCGTTCACCGCGACCGCCATGCCGCTTGCCCTCGCCGCCTGATGCCGGCCTTTCTCCCCTTTTTTTGAAAGAGCGTCCCCATGTCCCGCACCACCAGCCCGACCGCGCAGGACTTCGTGCCGTTCGCCACCGCCGCGCTCGATTTCCACCGCACACTCAACGTCCCGGCCGGTCCGCTGGTCACCAGCCGCGCCGAGCTGGACGCCCTGCACGCCCACCTCGTCTCACTGCACGGCCTGCTCGACGCCCACGGCTCCCGCACCGGCCAGCTCGTGCCGGTCGAGGGCGACCAGCTGCGTGCGACTCGCACCCGGATCTGGCAGGCCGCCGACCACGTCCACGCCGCGTACCACGCGGCGCCCCGGCCGGACTCCGGCGAGGTACCCGACCGCGAGGCGTGCCAGACCGGTCTGCCGGAAGGCGCTCCGGAGCTGACCATCTGCCAGCGCCATCAGCGCACCGCGCACCTGGTCCGCCGCCGCACCACCCCGGCCGACCTGCACGCGCCGTTCACCGGCCTCATCCGCCACTGACCCCTTTTTCGTCCGGAGAAACGTTCATGCCCAGGATCCGTGCCAGCGCCTCCCATCTGTTCGTCCCCCGCAAGGCATCACGTGCCGAGCAGCGAGCCGCTCGCGCCGGTTTCGCTGACGCCCGCCGCCAGGCACGCCTCGCCGGAGCCCCGCCCAAATCCCGCCAGGAGGCAGCCCTCGACCCGGAGCTGAGGCCGATCTACCCGCCGTCCGGGCGCCCCGGGCCTTCCTCGGGGCGCGGCGGCAAGCTCACGCTGCCCCGCCACCGCATGACCACCGCCACCGTGTCCGGCGCCTACCCCTTCCTCGCCGAAGGCGGCCTGGGCGCGGAGGGCATCTTCATCGGTCGTGACGTCCACGCGGAGGCCGCTTTCTGCTACGACCCGTTCTCGCTCTACAACAGCGGCCGGATCGAGGGCTTCACCAACCCCAACGCCGTCCTGGCCGGGATCATCGGCATGGGAAAGTCCGCGCTGGCCAAGTCCATCGCTACCAGGGCGATTGCCCACGGCTACCGGATCTACGTACCGTGCGACCCGAAGGGCGAGTGGACGGCTGTCTCTCAGGCCCTCGGGGGCTACACCATCGCGCTGGGCCCCGGTCTGCCCGGCAGGCTCAATCCTCTGGATGCCCCAGCCCGGCCCGCTTCCGTCAGCGAGAGCGACTGGTCCGCGGAGATCCGTAAGCGCCGTCTGCTGCTGCTGGCCGGGCTCGCGCGCACGGTACTGAAGCGCGATCTCCTACCGATGGAGCACACAGCCCTGGACCTCGCGCTCGACCTGGTCGTCGCCGACGCTGACGCCAACGACACGGTGCCGCTGCTCGGCGAGATCGCGCACACACTCGGCTCACCCGAGCGCCTCGACCGGGCCCTGGACGACCAGGCCAGTCACATGGGGACTGCCGCACAGGACCTCGCCCACGCCCTGCGCCGACTGGTACACGGTGACTTGAGCGGGATGTTCGACGCGCCCTCGACCGTGGCCTTCGACCCGAGCACGCCGATGCTGTCCATCGACCTCTCCCGCCTCGGGGGCTCCGGCGACGACACCGCCCTGGTCCTGGCGATGACGTGCGCGAGCGCCTGGATGGAATCCGCACTCGCCGACCCGGACGGCGGCCGACGCTGGGTGATCTACGACGAGGCGTGGCGCGTGATGCGGCACATCGGGCTGCTGGAGCGCATGCAGTCGCAGTGGAAGCTCTCCCGGGGTCTCGGCATCGCGAACTTGATGATCATCCATCGCCTCAGCGACCTGCTGAGTGCAGGCGATGCCGGCTCGCGCGGCCGGGTCCTGGCCGAGGGGCTTCTCGCGGACTGCTCCACCCGCATCATCTACCGCCAGGAACCCGACCAGCTCGCCGCCGCCGCGTCACTGCTCGGTCTGACCGGCGTCGAGACCCAGGCCGTATCCGCCCTGACCAAGGGCCGGGGTCTGTGGAAGGTCGCAGGCCGGAGCTTCATCACCCAGCACCTCCTGCACCCGGCCGAACGCGAGCTGTTCGACACCGACGCCCGCATGTCCGCCTAGCCCAACTAGGCTCTTTTCAAAAGGAGTTCCAATATTCGTCACCCGTACCGCGAGCACATTATGGCGTCCACGAGGCAGGCCCTGCCCTGACCACGCCTCCGGGTACCGTCGCACCGGCCGTCGATTGGAACGGCCTTCTCGCCGCAGCCCGTCCCGAGGAATTCGCCGAGCTGTTCCACGAGGCAGTCACGGATGACTTCGGCACGGTGGCCCAGCTGCACCAAATGCCGGAAACCGCCTCGCAGTGGTGCCGCGCCCACGGTGTGCGAAGCGCCTCATCCGAGCTGGACGCCATCGCCGACCGCCTGAGCGACCTCGGCCAGGAGCTGCACCTCACGGGCCAGTACATCAGCTACGAGATCAACTCCAGCTCACACCGTGAGGCAGCAGCCGCCCTCGTCTCCCCAGCCGCGTCAACCCGGGGGACTTCCGTCGGTCAGCAGAGCGACGCTCCTGCCCCCTTCCCGCCGCCCGCCGCCCGCTCGCTGCCGCGTTCACGGTAAGCACCGGCACAGCAACGAGGACCCAAGTGCGCACTTTTCCCGAATCCCCCACTCCGCCCGAACACCAGCCGCCCACGACCACCGTGCCCCTGGCATGGCAGCAGCACGTGCCGGCACTGGCCTCCGCCGCAGACGGCATCAACCAGGCGTCCGATGCCTGGGACGCGGTCTCGGACTCCTACTGCGACGACGACGGCTGGCCCATCGATGAGAAGGGCTACGCGGACGGCAAGGTAGCGCGTGATGCCGAAGCGTGGAAACACGTCGAGGTCTTCCTCGCACACGGCTCCGAGGTGCTGGCCGGTGTCCGCGCCGCCGCCTGCGGTCTCGACTATGTCGAGGGGCCGGTCAGCGAGGACCTGCGGCGGCTGCGCGGCATCGACACCACCCTGGAACGCGCAGGCCAGATCCAGCACGAGTGGGATCAGGTCATGACGCTCATGGACGCCTCTCTCCCCGGCTCGCGGGAGATCTACGCGAGCCGGGCGCAGGAGATCCGCAACTCCGAAGGCTGGCACTACGCGAGCGAGTTGTCCTTCCAAGGCCCCGCCCTCGCCCGCGCGGCCGACTACCTGGCCACCCGGATCGACCGCGAGCAGCCCGCGCAGACCGAACGTGCACAGGTGGCCCTCACTCGTTCCGCCCCCGGCAACCGCGGGGCACCACCCGTTTCCCCTCCTGCGGCGCCCGCGTCGAATCCGACGGCCCCGCGCCGTTCACGCTGACGCCACTAACACGGACTTCCGGCCGGGCCAAACCGCGCAATGGCTGGATCCTCAACGAACGCCACCACCTCTGCCCGTTCCCGGTCGGCGACGGTTTCGCCCCCGTCGCCGCCGGGGCGGCCTGTCACAAAGAAGCCCCCCATGCGCCCTGATCAGAGCAAGGTCACCCTCCGACGCGAGGGCACGTACGTCACCGCACGCACCAGCACATCGGAATATGAGGA comes from the Streptomyces sp. NBC_01471 genome and includes:
- a CDS encoding DUF6238 family protein translates to MSRTTSPTAQDFVPFATAALDFHRTLNVPAGPLVTSRAELDALHAHLVSLHGLLDAHGSRTGQLVPVEGDQLRATRTRIWQAADHVHAAYHAAPRPDSGEVPDREACQTGLPEGAPELTICQRHQRTAHLVRRRTTPADLHAPFTGLIRH
- a CDS encoding SCO6880 family protein; the protein is MSENPQAVTTATVKFPHRSRRGILLGLTAPQLIAISLTGLLLLAVILTHGIVGALELIPLWAAIALLVFVRYRGRSLADWAPIVTRYALRRMKGQLIWLTRPSRRPAREGLLHLPGTAASLRVVTAPDRRYGAVHNPHTGTLTAVVKVSSRAYALLDPGTQNANVNGWGRALAALARAGQVARIQVIERTVPDSGDALRRYWEEHGAPDAPVAGAIYDELIQSAGPAAAPHEAYIAIALDTKAARRLINQAGGGLTGAFSVLAQLTSTLDQAARTAGLNPTGWLTAREIAAVVRTAYDPKALAKLDRWSTSGRPETDPEAAGPVVVVEKADHIATDSAVHATYWVENWPRIETSAGFLHQLLFTAGVRRTLSLSYEPKGLDAALRDVQRKKASVIADAAERARRGQVDSEADSIEYQDIKSRERQLIAGHADVALTGLLTVSADSEEELRPACAVVETAAVGAQIDLRPLTWQQAEAFTATAMPLALAA
- a CDS encoding ATP-binding protein: MPRIRASASHLFVPRKASRAEQRAARAGFADARRQARLAGAPPKSRQEAALDPELRPIYPPSGRPGPSSGRGGKLTLPRHRMTTATVSGAYPFLAEGGLGAEGIFIGRDVHAEAAFCYDPFSLYNSGRIEGFTNPNAVLAGIIGMGKSALAKSIATRAIAHGYRIYVPCDPKGEWTAVSQALGGYTIALGPGLPGRLNPLDAPARPASVSESDWSAEIRKRRLLLLAGLARTVLKRDLLPMEHTALDLALDLVVADADANDTVPLLGEIAHTLGSPERLDRALDDQASHMGTAAQDLAHALRRLVHGDLSGMFDAPSTVAFDPSTPMLSIDLSRLGGSGDDTALVLAMTCASAWMESALADPDGGRRWVIYDEAWRVMRHIGLLERMQSQWKLSRGLGIANLMIIHRLSDLLSAGDAGSRGRVLAEGLLADCSTRIIYRQEPDQLAAAASLLGLTGVETQAVSALTKGRGLWKVAGRSFITQHLLHPAERELFDTDARMSA